A part of Fundulus heteroclitus isolate FHET01 chromosome 23, MU-UCD_Fhet_4.1, whole genome shotgun sequence genomic DNA contains:
- the rnf130 gene encoding E3 ubiquitin-protein ligase RNF130, producing the protein MNPHRWTCFPVSAVLMLVLVQVVVKARLASAGRSDRNSIEDATVNATVMDRGSAVHMMSSEDGTYGQDSPRMDARGVVLTPALHHGVVDRQGCDPNTRFLVPPRNVHWVALLQRGNCTFREKILKAAAYNATAVLVYNNSTDKTVKMGHEGTGDIVAVMITEAYGKEILAHLERNLTVVVSLSYRNPNKNMNRGSLVFVSISFIVLMIISSAWLIFYFIQKIRYSSSRDRSQRRLGDAAKKAIGKLTTRTVKKGDKETDPDFNHCAVCIEAYQLNDVVRILPCKHVFHKVCVDPWLNEHCTCPMCKLNILKALGIMTSLPCVDTVVLDVERLGVGQTSGSQRGALSDHNQPSISLEPLSPPHPESTPRTPADIAVAITSGGHFFNRNSMSPRSIVCEMELPDIQASLDLYEDKS; encoded by the exons ATGAACCCGCACCGGTGGACCTGTTTCCCTGTCTCAGCGGTCCTGATGCTGGTCCTGGTCCAGGTCGTGGTCAAGGCCCGCTTAGCGTCAGCGGGACGCTCTGACAGGAACTCCATCGAGGACGCCACGGTGAACGCTACCGTCATGGACCGAGGGTCCGCTGTCCACATGATGAGCAGCGAGGACGGGACCTACGGACAGGACTCGCCCAGAATGGATGCCCGGGGCGTCGTCCTCACGCCGGCCCTGCATCATGGAG TGGTGGACCGGCAGGGCTGCGATCCAAACACTCGTTTCCTGGTTCCTCCCCGCAACGTCCACTGGGTGGCGCTGCTGCAGAGAGGGAACTGCACCTTCAGAGAGAAGATCCTGAAGGCGGCCGCCTACAACGCCACCGCCGTCCTCGTCTACAACAACTCCACCGACAAGACCGTCAAGATGGGCCACGAAG GTACCGGGGACATTGTGGCCGTGATGATCACAGAGGCGTACGGTAAGGAGATCCTGGCCCACCTGGAGAGGAACCTGACGGTGGTGGTCTCCCTGAGCTACCGCAACCCCAACAAGAACATGAACCGCGGCTCGCTGGTCTTCGTCTCCATCTCCTTCATCGTCCTCATGATCATCTCCTCCGCCTGGCTCATCTTCTACTTCATCCAGAAGATCCGCTACAGCAGCAGCCGCGACCGCAGCCAG CGGCGTCTCGGAGATGCAGCCAAGAAAGCCATCGGGAAGCTGACGACGAGGACGGTGAAGAAAGGGGACAAG GAAACGGATCCGGACTTCAACCACTGCGCCGTGTGCATCGAAGCGTACCAGCTAAACGACGTGGTCCGAATTCTGCCCTGCAA ACATGTCTTCCATAAAGTGTGTGTGGACCCGTGGCTGAACGAACACTGCACCTGTCCCATGTGCAAACTCAACATCCTCAAAGCCCTCGGCATCATG ACCAGTCTCCCCTGTGTGGACACTGTGGTGCTGGACGTGGAGCGTTTGGGCGTGGGACAGACTTCTGGCAGCCAGAGGGGGGCGCTGAGTGACCACAACCAGCCATCCATCAGCCTGGAGCCACTTAGCCCCCCCCATCCTGAGAGCACACCCAGAACACCTGCTGACATCGCTGTGGCCATAACCA GTGGAGGTCACTTCTTCAACAGGAACTCCATGTCTCCTCGGAGCATCGTCTGTGAGATGGAGCTGCCGGACATCCAGGCGTCCCTCGACCTCTACGAGGACAAGTCCTGA